One genomic region from Apodemus sylvaticus chromosome 1, mApoSyl1.1, whole genome shotgun sequence encodes:
- the Tpd52l3 gene encoding tumor protein D55, protein MDPSHLESYPTGQKSEPEGPDISSTSPSCFSSNQGLDSVYQELDLDSLNEDLSLSVPEAMTETSASTNESHLASEPDLTEAEQMELKSELTKLEEEILNLRDLLAAKEKRCGELKRKLGCVALVGLRQNLSKSWHDVQASNTYMKQKTSTALASVGSVICRKLGDMKKSSTFRSLEGLVGTVKSRVAGGRELGTGLLPSPASDSDPHSVLGSGYEAVTGLDEQLLSVLKPE, encoded by the coding sequence ATGGACCCTTCTCACCTCGAGTCCTATCCCACTGGCCAGAAGTCTGAGCCTGAAGGCCCAGACATCAGCTCCACCAGCCCCAGCTGTTTCTCCTCAAACCAAGGATTGGACTCTGTCTACCAAGAACTGGACCTGGACTCCCTGAATGAAGATCTTTCCTTGTCTGTTCCAGAAGCCATGACAGAGACCTCTGCGTCCACAAATGAATCCCACCTAGCTTCAGAACCAGATCTGACGGAGGCTGAGCAAATGGAGCTCAAATCTGAGCTTACTAAACTGGAGGAAGAGATCTTAAACCTGCGCGACCTCCTCGCAGCCAAAGAGAAGCGGTGTGGCGAACTCAAGAGGAAGTTAGGCTGCGTGGCCTTGGTGGGACTGAGGCAGAATCTGTCCAAGAGCTGGCATGATGTCCAGGCCTCCAATACCTACATGAAGCAGAAGACTTCAACTGCCCTGGCCTCGGTGGGTTCTGTCATCTGCAGGAAGCTGGGGGACATGAAGAAATCGTCCACGTTCAGGTCTCTTGAAGGGCTGGTGGGTACAGTCAAGTCAAGAGTTGCAGGGGGCAGAGAGCTCGGCACCGGCCTTCTTCCTTCACCAGCGAGTGACAGTGATCCACACTCGGTTCTGGGGAGTGGTTACGAAGCTGTCACAGGGCTTGATGAGCAACTGCTTTCTGTCCTGAAGCCAGAGTAA